A stretch of the candidate division WOR-3 bacterium genome encodes the following:
- a CDS encoding ferrous iron transport protein A has product MLVKTNIYTTGGKLIGKIGDLSIGEKAVIVGYEKKGEKYRQKLLSMGLTKGTVLTLLKRAPLGDPVEISVLNYKLSLRKDEADILILAGENYHE; this is encoded by the coding sequence ATGTTAGTTAAAACTAATATTTATACAACAGGAGGAAAATTGATCGGAAAAATCGGTGATTTATCCATCGGCGAAAAGGCAGTCATAGTCGGTTATGAAAAAAAAGGTGAAAAATACAGACAAAAACTGCTTTCAATGGGGCTTACGAAAGGAACTGTGTTGACCCTTTTGAAACGCGCTCCTCTCGGGGACCCCGTGGAAATTTCAGTGTTGAATTACAAACTTTCACTGAGAAAAGATGAAGCGGATATTTTGATCTTGGCCGGAGAAAATTACCATGAATGA
- the feoB gene encoding Fe(2+) transporter permease subunit FeoB, with amino-acid sequence MNDTIAIVGNPNCGKSTLFNGLTGGNIKTGNWPGVTVEKREGSFKKDKIAVTVVDLPGIYSFSAHSEDEKIARDYILSGESNIIINIVDATNLERNLYLTTQLIEMKIPVLLVLNMMDLAEKQKMEIDIKGLSKLLDLPVMAISAVQQDDIAKVKIEVMKRISDPKVSNVEVEYPNEVESVISKWQEKTTKTSMAMSIDSRWIALKLMENDAWLKRKVFENDGFTEREILKEQSNIENILKDTPDVICADHRYGFIHGISKKVLKRAEPQTTFTERIDGIVLSRFWGIPVFLAAMLVVFWTTITIGGAFIDFFDILFGTVFVDGLGTVLDKIGTPSLLTTFLANGVGGGIQIVSTFVPIIFFMFLMLSILEDSGYMARAAFVMDRFLRFIGLPGKSFIPLLIGFGCTVPAVMATRTLESKKDKFLTIFMTPFMSCGARLPVYALFVSVFFQKNGGLVVFSLYITGIIIAILTGLLLKKTLFRGEVSYLIMELPPYHRPRFRHILLHTWEKLKGFLLRAGQVIVLVVIVLSLLNSLGTDGSIGNENSEKSILAAVGKFLTPVFQPIGIEQKNWPATVGIFTGLFAKEAVVGALNSLYEQMGFSENTLEQSEFDFWGSIKEAIISVPINLKGIIGSAVDPLGLGLVKIRDKDTLAEEIGAEAALFSSIQTYFSKGKYQAYAYLLFILLYFPCVAAFGAITKEMGLAFGLLNAGYSTIVAWIVATLFFQITTGHNVFWIAFSVVLSVFIAILFYALKYMKIFKTQNLE; translated from the coding sequence ATGAATGACACCATTGCAATAGTAGGAAATCCAAATTGCGGAAAATCAACGCTTTTCAATGGCCTCACTGGCGGGAACATCAAGACCGGAAACTGGCCCGGCGTTACGGTTGAAAAGAGAGAAGGAAGTTTTAAAAAAGACAAAATCGCGGTCACGGTCGTCGACTTGCCTGGAATATACTCGTTTTCCGCGCATTCAGAAGACGAAAAGATCGCAAGAGACTATATTTTGAGCGGAGAGTCGAACATCATCATAAATATCGTCGACGCGACAAACCTTGAAAGAAATCTATATCTGACGACCCAACTCATCGAGATGAAAATTCCTGTTTTACTTGTCCTGAACATGATGGATCTCGCTGAAAAACAAAAGATGGAAATAGACATCAAAGGTCTTTCAAAATTGCTCGATTTACCCGTTATGGCCATCAGCGCCGTTCAACAAGATGATATAGCAAAAGTTAAGATTGAAGTTATGAAAAGAATCTCAGACCCAAAAGTATCAAATGTCGAAGTGGAATATCCAAACGAAGTTGAATCAGTGATATCGAAATGGCAGGAAAAAACAACCAAAACATCCATGGCTATGTCTATTGACTCGAGGTGGATTGCCTTAAAACTCATGGAAAACGATGCATGGCTGAAAAGAAAAGTGTTTGAAAACGACGGTTTTACCGAAAGAGAAATACTCAAAGAGCAAAGCAATATTGAGAACATATTAAAAGATACACCAGATGTAATTTGCGCGGATCACCGTTATGGATTCATACATGGAATATCTAAAAAAGTTTTAAAAAGAGCTGAGCCACAAACGACATTCACCGAAAGAATTGACGGGATTGTTTTGAGCAGGTTTTGGGGTATACCCGTATTTCTTGCGGCGATGCTTGTCGTCTTTTGGACGACAATAACAATAGGCGGAGCTTTTATAGATTTTTTTGATATTTTGTTCGGGACTGTATTCGTCGATGGATTGGGCACCGTTTTAGATAAAATCGGGACTCCCTCTCTGCTGACGACTTTTTTGGCAAACGGTGTCGGCGGAGGAATTCAAATAGTCTCAACTTTTGTGCCAATAATATTTTTCATGTTCTTGATGCTTTCAATCCTCGAAGACAGCGGTTACATGGCAAGAGCCGCTTTTGTTATGGACCGTTTTCTGCGGTTTATCGGCTTGCCCGGGAAATCGTTCATCCCGTTGCTCATAGGTTTCGGTTGCACTGTTCCCGCTGTAATGGCAACAAGGACGTTGGAGAGCAAAAAAGACAAATTTCTGACAATTTTTATGACCCCCTTTATGTCTTGCGGAGCGAGACTTCCGGTTTACGCTCTTTTCGTCTCGGTTTTTTTTCAGAAAAACGGAGGATTGGTCGTTTTCTCTCTTTACATAACTGGAATAATCATCGCCATCCTCACGGGGTTGTTGCTCAAAAAAACTCTTTTCAGAGGTGAAGTTTCGTACTTGATCATGGAACTCCCTCCTTACCACCGACCGAGGTTCAGGCATATATTGCTGCATACTTGGGAAAAACTTAAGGGTTTTTTGCTTCGGGCAGGACAGGTGATCGTTCTTGTGGTAATTGTGCTGAGCTTACTAAATTCTCTCGGCACAGACGGAAGTATTGGAAACGAGAACAGCGAAAAATCTATTCTTGCAGCGGTTGGAAAATTTTTAACCCCTGTGTTCCAGCCCATAGGTATTGAACAAAAAAACTGGCCGGCAACGGTGGGTATCTTTACCGGTTTGTTTGCCAAAGAAGCTGTTGTCGGCGCTCTGAATTCCCTCTATGAACAGATGGGTTTTTCAGAAAACACTTTAGAACAGTCAGAATTTGACTTTTGGGGCAGTATTAAAGAAGCCATTATATCCGTGCCCATAAATCTAAAAGGAATTATAGGCAGTGCAGTTGACCCCCTCGGTTTGGGGTTGGTTAAAATTCGCGACAAAGATACCCTCGCCGAAGAGATTGGCGCGGAAGCGGCTCTCTTCTCGTCAATCCAAACATATTTTTCAAAGGGAAAATATCAGGCATATGCTTATCTTCTGTTTATTTTACTCTATTTCCCTTGTGTTGCGGCTTTCGGAGCAATAACAAAGGAAATGGGTCTCGCATTTGGACTATTAAACGCGGGATATTCAA